CCGGGCCGCCGTGTCCGGGGCCGATGACATACATGGCGTTCAGGTCGTGGGTGATGATGGCACGGTTCATATGGGCGTAGATGAAGTTCAGCCCTGGTGAAGTTCCCCAATGCCCGAGCAGTCGGGGCTTGATGTGTTCTGCCAGTAGGGGTTGCGTCAACAGCGGGTTATCCATCAGATAGATCTGCGCGGCGGTGAGGTAATTCGCGGCGCGCCACTGCGCGTCGACTGCCCGGAGTTGATCGCCAGATAGCGGACCCGACCGAGGGCGGGTCGCGCCGCGTGTCGCAGTCACCATCATTTGTCTTCCGATGCATGTGCGCGTGCGATCAGTACTGGGCACACAGACTGATGGATCAGGGCATGGCTGGTTGAGCCGAGGAAGAAGCCCCCTACATCGCCACGACCACGACTACCGACCACGATCAATTGGGCGTGCTGTGCCCAGCGCAGCAGCACATCTGCTGGATTACCCTTGCTATGTACGCGGTGGACCGTTACGTCGGGGAATTTCTCCTGCCAACCGGCGAGGCGCTCGGCGAGGATTAGCTCCTGTTCCTGCTCGATGGCGATCCAGTCCATCTTGCTCCATGCGGTGTAGGCGTAAACGTATCCCGGCGGAACCTCGTTCCACACGTGCACCGCCGTCAGCTCGGCACCCCGCATCGATGCCTCCTCAAAGGCCCAGGCGATGGCATCTTCACTTGATGCTGATTCACTGACACCCACCACTATCGGGCCTGCCGCCTGAATGCCTGATTCACGCACGACCACCACCGGGCTGTGCGCCTTGGCTGTCAGTGACACCGATACCGACCCGGCCAGCATTCCCGTGAACCGGCCCAGCCCGCTGGAACCGACGACGGTGAGCAGCGCCTCCTCGGAGAGATCGATAAGCGTGGGTACGGGCCGCGCTGTCACTTGACTGGTGGAGACCTCAAGCTTGGGGTACAGGGCATATGCATGGTCCTTTGCCTGGCTCAGGAAGGCGGCCCCATCCGAATCCAGATGGTCATAAAAACTTGCCGCCGCACCAAGGTTGAAGCCGTACCCGAAACTGGCGTAGTCAACGACGTGAACCAGGCGAAGCGGTAAGTTACGTCGCTCTGCCTCGGCTCCAGCCCAGGTGAGCGCATGGAGCGCGGACGCCGAGCCGTCGATCCCTACCAAGATGTAAGGACGCGGTGTAGTGGTGTTCATGTTGTCCTCCGAGGTAGGTGGCGGTAACTGTTGATCACGACGCTATTGCGGTCGGCCGGATGCCCCTACGGTCGAAAGTCCCCTCCGGACAGGACCCCGGACCTGTAATTCCGGCGCGGTCCGAATGCCCACAACCGCGGGACTAATTGCCCTGACCTGCGTGTCCGGTTGGGGCGAATCCTCTTCATACGAAGACTTGGAGGTATCGAGATGGCACAAGTACTGCTCGATCGTGACGTGGTGGTCAGGGCGGTCCAGGTGGCGTGCCGGGCGCCGTCGGTCCACAACAGCCAACCGTGGAAATGGGTGTTAGACGACGAACTCAAACTCTTTCTTGATCTCACCCGTGTGCTGACTATCGATCCTGCGCGGCGAGAAGCGTTGATGAGCTGTGGCGCGGTCCTGGACCATTTCAGGGTGGCCGCTGCAGCTTCAGGGTGGATAGTGCATCCGGAGTATTTTCCCAACCCCAACGACGGAACACATTTGGCGACAATGAATTTCGCGAAGATGCATTATGTCACCGATGCGCATCGCGATCGGTTGAGAGCTCTGGAACGGCGGCACACCGACCGCCTTCCATTTTTAGGACCGCAACGTTGGGCGGTGACGGAGCAATTGATGCGCCAAGCGGTCGGGAACCGCGCCTTTCTCGATGTTCTTGATGTTCACGCCCGTCCCCGCGTCGTCGAAGCCGCTCAGTTAAGCGAAGGCCTGCGCCAGTACGATTCGACATATAGGGCCGAAATTGATTGGTGGACGGCACCATTCAAGTTATCGGAAGGAATCCCCAATAGCTCATTGTTATCCGCTGAAGAAAGCGAACGCGTTGATGTCGGTCGAACGTTTCCTCTGGCGCTACACCGCGAGCGGCGCTCCAGTGTGAAGGAGGATGAGGCGACTCTTCTCGTGTTGTCGACCGCCGCGGACTCTCCTGACGATTACCTGCGCTGCGGCGAAGCGCTGTCGGCGTTACTACTGGAGGCGACCATGGCGGGCCTGGCGACCTGCACGCTGACGCACGTCACCGAATTGGAGGCAAGCCGGAAAATCGTCGGCGAATTAAGTCAGCGGGACTACCCGCAGGCAGTGGTTCGGGTGGGTACAGTGCCCGCGCTGGATCCGGTGCCCGCGCCTACCCCCCGACTTCCGTTATCGGCGGTACTGCATTTCGGCGGCAAGTAGCCGCCAAATTATGGGACGAGCACGGCGGCGCCGCTGAACCGGCCAGCGGCGAGATCGGCCAATGCCTGGTCGGCATGGCACAGGTCGTAACGAGGTCCGGACAGGTGTAAGCGATGTGATGCGGCGAAATCGAGAAAGGCGCGCGAGTCGGCCCGCGTGTTCGCTGTCACCGATCGGATCTGCTTCTCTTGAAACAGGTGTTTCTGATAATTCAGCACGGGGATATCTGACAGGTGTATGCCCGCGATCGCCAACGTACCGCCGCGATCCAGCGCTTCCAGAGCGGGGATGACGAGTTCACCCACCGGCGCGAACAGTATGGCGGCGTCCAATGACACGGGTGGCCTATCGGCCGGTCCTTGTGCCGAGTTGACCCCGAGCTCGCGAGCGAGTGCCCGCGCCCCGACACCTCGGGTCATGACGTGGACCTCCGCCCCCTGAGCGAGCGCCACTTGCGCTGTGATGTGTGCGCTTCCGCCGAATCCGTAGATGCCCAGGCGACCACCGGGCGGCAGTTGTGCACGCAGGAGCGCACGATATCCGATGATTCCGGCGCACAGCAGCGGGGCAAGCTCAGTATCGGAGTACCCCGGAGGCAGCGCCAAGGCGTACGCGGCCGGCGCGGTGGCGTATTCGGCATATCCACCGTCAGCGTCCCAACCGGTGAATTGCGTTTCTGAACAAAGGTTCTCATCGCCTCGCAGGCAGTATCGACACACGCCGCAGGTATGCCTTAGCCATGCGATACCGACGCGGTCGCCGATCGAGAATTCGTCCCCAAGTCCGGCGCCCATTCCAATCACCTCGGCGACAACTTCATGTCCCGGCACAACATCTGGCCGATGTGGGGTGAGGTCCCCCTCGGCGACGTGTAGATCGGTGCGACATACGCCGCAGGCTAGGACGCGGACGAGCAGGTCACCGGGTGACGGCTGGGGAAGCGCGGAACGCACTTGTCGTAGCGGACCGTTGACGATGGGTCCCGGCCGATGTACCTGCCAGGCAAGCATGTCCGTGTGAGCCACGGCTATTTCCTTTCCCGTGCAGGAGATGCTCTGAGATCAATGATCACTCTTCCTGGACCCATTGCCATGCACAAGGGCATCGAAATCTGAATCCCAGCGGGCATATCGATGCCGATCGATGAGCCACCGTACTTGCCTGACGACACCCAGAATGAGCCCTACCGAGATCAGCCAGAGCATGGTTGCGAAACCTGCACCATCCGTGACTGCGCTCTCCGGCGCCATGGGTGCCTGCACATGTCGCCCTGATTGGTCCACCCAGATAGAGAAACGATCTCCAACGTTGAGTTCCTTTCCATACCGCACGGTGTCGCGATGCCGCACTCCCGCGTGATCCCACGCAGCAGGGATCAGCACGACGGTGTTGTAGCGGTGTTCAACGACGCTGTCCACACCGACCGCTATTGCTTGCACCTGGTGACGTGAAAGCTGTTGATCGGAGATGTTGCGACGTTCGGCGTCGTACATCGCCGTTCCGAAGGCGCCCGCTACTGAGATCATCGCTATTGCCGTAAGCCAACCCAACACCTGGACTGCGGCGTCTAGGCGATCGGATCCACGAATCAACGGATGTCGCCGGAAAAGTCGGGTCGCCAAGTTCCGGTAGTACCGAAATATCAACGCGGTCATGCCCACTCCTACGCCGACGATTAATCAGGACCATCCGATAGTGGCAAGTCCGTCGTTTACGGCCGAGAGCCCGGAGCCTCCATTCCACCAGGTCATTGGTCGCGTTCTCCGTCGGCATTTCGACTCACTGACGCGCATACAACTGGCTCGGAATCAGGGACTTAGGACTCCGTTAGGACTGCCGGCCCGGGTTCTAACTTCAGGTCAGCCGAAACACCCCGCCGAGAACTGTCACCCTAAGGAGGATTGCGATGTCTGATATCGATCAGCACGGCCCAGTAGTGGTCGGCATCGACGGCTCACGGGCGGGCGTACACGCCGCAACGTGGGCGATTGATGAAGCAATCGATCGCGATGTCCCGTTGCATCTCGTCCATGCGACCCGAATAGCAGTCACCACCAAATCTTTCGTCGATGACTATCAGATCGACAAAGAGTACGCGGAGACCGCGCTGCGCGAGGCCGCTGCCGCAGTCCAAGCGACCGAGAAAGCAGTCAAAGTCGAATGCTTCATCCGTCATGGCTTAGCTTCGGACGCCCTAGCAGATGAATCACGTGGCGCCAGCCTGATGTGCGTCGGCTCCGAAGGCATCGGCCGAGTGGCAAGCGCCTTCTTTGGCTCAACAGCAACTGACGTCGCCATACGCGCACATTGTCCCGTTGCGATCGTTCACCGTCCGGAGTTGTCTGTCGATAAGCGCCCGAAGTGGATTGCCATGCCAGTCAACGGACCTCACGATGCAGACGAGGTCATCGAGGCTGCCATGAATGAGGCACGCATACGTGATCTCCCGGTCCTTGCAGTTGGCACCTGGCAAGAAGATGTGGCTGACTCGCCCCACGATGAGCTCGATCGCACGGTGGACGGACTTCGCGAACGCCACCCAGATGTACGGATGTATCCGGTTGCGACACGAGCTGACATCGGACGGTTCCTGAACGAATGCGATGAACCTGTATCCCTGGCAGTCATCGGACCCGCCGATGTGCCTCACGTCATTCACATGCGTCCATCGCCCGAGCGGGGCGAGCGAACGATCCTGATAGTCCGTCATTAGTGACACAGCTGACGAGACGGAGGTAGGCAATGTCATCAAGTAGCAATGCCGCAATTATCGTTGGGGTCGACGGGTCGCCCTCTTCGGATGCGGCAGTACGTTGGGCTGCACAGGAATCGGCCATGTATCGCGTACCCGTGCATCTCGTGGGCGCGTTCGATATCGAGCGAACCCACGTCCATGAGCAGCAGCGCCGTGAACGGATCTACCAATCACGCGAACGCCAAGCACAGTTGGCGCTGGAGCGGGCGCAGCGAATCGTCAACGCAGTCTCCAACAACGCGGTCCATTGCCACGTTGCCTTTGGACACCCAGTGCAGGTGCTCATGGAGGCGGCGCGAGACGCACGTATTCTCGTGGTCGGTTGCCGCGGACTGCGGCCCATGGATAGGCTTTTGTTGGGATCAGTCAGCACGGCGCTTCTCCATCACACGCCGTGCCCGGTGGCGGTCGTTCATCAAGAGGCTGTGCCCGACAAAAGCTTGCCGGTGTTGCTCGGCATCGATGGATCGCCGGCTTCCGAGCGGGCCACCGCCATCGCATTCGCCGAGGCATCCCATCGAAAAGTCCCTCTCGTGGCGGTACATGCCTGGCACGACTGGAATGTTGTCGGGCCGGAGATCGACCTCGATGTCACAGTGAATGAGGAAAAACAGACTCTGGCAGAGAGACTCGCGGGTTGGCAGGAGCGGTATCCCGACGTAACCGTTGAGCGCCGCGTGGTCTGCGATCTCGCGAGGCACTATCTTGTCGAGGAGTCCGCTCACAATCAGCTGGTCGTGGTTGGCAGTCACGGGCGGGGCGGATTCACCGGCATGATGCTCGGCTCGGTCGCTTCGGCGGTCGCGCAAGCCTCGCGGGTTCCCGTCGTCGTCGCGCGCCCATCATGAGCGGCGCCAAGCCGTCACCCGAAATGGCGCCACCGATAACTGTCCGAAGTCTCGACGGGTTGCCAATCCTCTTGAGGCAGTTGACTACCCAGGATGCCGCCGCTGTCGCCGAGGTTCACTCGAAACTCACCATAAAAGAGCGCTACCTGCGGTTCTTCACGACGCACTCATCGGCCCTAAGCGATCTCACCGATTCACTCACGACCCAGTCGAAGAACCAGCTGTCAGTGGGGGCATTCGAAGGGCAACGATTGATCGGTATCGCGAACTATGCGATCTCCCGTGGAAGTAGCGCTGAAGTGGCACTTGTGGTTGCACATGCCGATCAACATCGCGGTATTGGCACCATGCTCCTCAAGCGCCTCGCTGAATTGGCGCTCCGAAACGGCATCACGCGCTTCACCGCAGACGTCCTCGCCGAAAACCACGCGCTACTGGTCATGCTGCGCGAACTACGATTACCCCACACTGTCAACCAGACTGGTCGCGATGTTCTTCACCTCAGCGTTCAACTGACGAAACTCACCTCGCCACCAAGCCTCGACACCGCCCAGCCCCACTCCGTAACGGCTGCCCTGCCAAACCGGCGATAGGGAGCTCTGCATTACTGAGTCCATCGACGAGAAGAACGGCGGCGGCCTGACCTGACCGGCGGACCGAGATCGCCTGATATTCATCCGATGTAGGCACACAGGGACAGCTCAACTAAAGAAGTAGCCCCAGTGCAACTTTGGCGTGATCACCGAGGACGGCGAGTGGGTGCACCGCAACGCTGCCGCCAAGGAATTGGTCAGCGCCAGACCTGGGAGTGGGATACCCTCCGGGGTGTCCCGGGTGACCAGGCTGCTCGCCTTACTGCCCCGTCACTCCTCGCCCCGCGCCACAGCCACGGCTGCGCGACACCAAGGGCGCCTGCGTTCTCCCGAATCCTGATTGGCCGGTCCGATGCTGACAGCGGATTCTCAGGTATGAGATCTAGCCTCATTCGTCGGTCCCGGAATCAACGAGAAGGACGCGATGGCTTTCAGCGTGAGAAATCTTCGCCCCGAAACAACGAGCACACGGATCGCTGCGGTTCTGGCAACAGCGCTGTTCGTGGTCTTCGCGACATTGGCTGCAACAGCGCACCACTACGGCTCGGGCAGCGCTGTCGATCACCACACGTTGGGCTGGTTGGAGATTCATCGGCATGGTTGGCTCACCGCGGTGGCAGTCGTCGTCACCCACCTCGGTAGCCCGACGGCGGTGTCTATCGCGACAGTCATCGCGGCACTGGTGATCTGGCGTTTCACACGCTCGGTGAGAACCGCTGCCACCGTCGCAGTCGCGGTCGGATCCGCATTCCTCCTTGCCGCGGTGGCGAAATGGACTGTCGGAGAGCATCGCCCGCCTGGAGACGCTCAGCTGGTTGCCGAAAGCGGCTGGTCCTTTCCCTCCGGCCACGTCACGGGCACAGCTGCTCTCGCTTGGATACTGACCGTGGTCGTCGCTTACCGGTACCGCGATTGGCGACGGCATGCGGCGCTATTGGGGACGATCGCTGCGGTGCTGTCGGTGGCCGGCAGTCGTCTCTATCTCGGAGACCATTGGATGGTCGATGTCTTGGCAGGAGTCGTGTTGGCGACGGCCGTGGTGACCATTGCGGCGGCCGTCCTTCACCGGGCTGACGCAACCGCCCACTCTCCCCGGGCCGTGGCCTGAGATGTTCGCACCCGCTGAGCCACCGACCTGGACGATGCTCTGGTGTGCCTGGCATTTCGATGCGGCCGCGGCCGTGTGCACTGTCTTGCTCGGCGCGGGCTATAGCTGGGCACTGGTTCGCGCGTGTCGCCATCAGGTGACGGTCAGTGCCGCCTCGGCGAGCTGCTTTTTCGTTGGAATCGGCTGCTGGGCGCTGGCATGCATGAGCGTCATCGGTGTCTATGCGCAGGCGCTGTTCTGGATGCGTGCACTGCAGGTTGTCTTGCTACTGCTGGTCGTCCCGTTCTTCTTAGCCCTGGGGCGGCCGGTCACTGTTGTGCGCAGCGCACTGCATCCGCGCATGCTGGACAGATTCGATAGCGCAGTGTCGTCGATGCCCGCGCGCGTGGTCACTCACCCGCTCACCACATCTCTGGCGATGCTGGTCACCCCATGGTTGCTCTATCTCACGCCCTGGTACACGGCCTCCCTCACAGTCGGCGTGCTCGGTGCGGCGACAAAAACACTGTTGGTGTTCATAGGGTTTTCGTACTTCTATGCCCGCCTTCAGGTTGACCAGGTACCCCGCAGGTACCCACAGCTGATCTCACTGCTGATCAGCGTGGCCGAGACGATCGGCGACGGGATACTGGGTTTGGTGCTGTGGCAGGGGCCGCTTGTGGCGTCGGCCTATTACCTGGCGCTGCACCGCTCTTGGGGACCGGATATGCGGACCGATCAGACCTATGGTGCCGGGATTCTCTGGATACTCGGCGACGTCCTTGGGCTTCCGTTTCTCCTGCTGCTCATGCGTGCGCTGTCGGCCGACGACAAAGCGCAGGCAGCCCGGATCGACGCGGAACTCGACCAGGCCGACCAGGCCATAGCCGATGTGGGCGACGCGGCGGAGCAGGACGAGGGCTCCTCGACGTTATGGTGGGAGAACGATCCGCAGCTGCGGGAGCGGTTCGGGCAACGCTGAGATCCGCGTCGCTAGTGATCTTTCCCTCGTCAACTTCTGCACACTTCGTCTATTTTTCGGGCAGTATGGACAGATGGATGTCCCACGGTGCGGCCTGCCGTCGCCCGTCGACTCGCCGTTATCGGAGTCCGCTCCGCGTCAGCGCCCACCACGGCCGTCCTCCCCCGCAGTCGATATCTCGACACCCATCGGTCGTGCCGTCGCGGGCTTCTACCTCGCTTTCGAGGCCGTCGACGATTCCGACAGGCTTCGTGAGGCCACGAATCGACTTGGCCAGCCTGATGCCCCCGAGGCCGACACCCGCGAGAAATACCTCGCGCTCGCCCGCGCCATCACCACCGTGGAGACGATCCGCCGCCACGCCGGGAGCACATTGCGCGAAATCAGCGCCCGCGCCGCACGTACGGCCGGACGCCTCACGCACGATTCGGCGGCTCTGCCTTCGGACATCAACGACGCAATCCATGCCGCTGTGCGTAGCGAGTCCATTGCCGTCTGCGAGCGCGCCGTGCAGCTGATCAACGATCAGACCCGCGTGGTGCTGGACCTCGACGAGGTAACGAGCACCATGACGGTGCCTGGCTGGTTAGCGAGCCGGGGCCTGACGGACTAGTGGGCCGCGGCATCCCAACTGCGGCCGTACCCCACCGAAACCTCCAGTGGCACATCGAGCGGATATGCCGAACCCATGGTTTCGCGGACCAGCGCTTCCAGCGTCTCCCGCTCGCCGTCGGCCACCTCGAACAGCAGCTCGTCGTGCACCTGAAGGAGCATGCGTGACTGTAAGCCCTTGTCGCGCAAAGCGTTGTCGGTGGTAATCATCGCGACCTTGATGATGTCGGCAGCGCTCCCCTGGATCGGTGCGTTGAGAGCGGCACGTTCGGCCGCCTCGCGCCGCAGACGATCGCCGCTGTCCAAGTCGGGCAGGTAGCGGCGCCGGCCGAGCACTGTCGAGGTGTATCCGTCCTTACGCGCCTGATCCACCACGGCGTGCAGGTATTCGCGAACGCCACCGAATCGCGAAAAGTACTGGTCCATCTGCTCTTTGGCCTCGTCATTAGAGATCTTGAGCTGGGTGGCAAGGCCATAGGCGGACAATCCGTAGGCCAGGCCATAGGACATCGCCTTGACCCGCCGGCGCAACTCGCCGGTGACCTCGTCGATCGGCACCCCGAATGCGCGGGCGGCCACAAACGAGTGCAGGTCCTCGCCGGTGTTGAACGCTTCGATCAGGCCCTCGTCGGCCGACAGATGCGCCATGATGCGCATCTCGATCTGGCTGTAGTCAACCGTCATCAACTCGGCGTAACCCGCGCCGACCACAAATCCGTCCCGGATCTCACGACCGGCCTCGGTGCGCACCGGGATGTTCTGCAGGTTCGGCTCGGTTGATGACAACCGGCCCGTCGCTGCGATCGTCTGGTTGAAGGTGGTGTGGATACGCCCATCGGCCGCAACGGATTTCAGTAGCCCATCGACGGTGACCTTCAGCCTGGTGACGTCGCGATGTGTGAGCAGATGCTCCAGGAATGGATGTCCGGTCTTGTCGAAAAGTGTCTGCAGGGCATCTGCGTCGGTGGTGTAGCCGGTCTTGGTCTTCTTGGTCTTGGGCATGCCGAGCTCGTCGAACAACACAACCTGCAGCTGTTTTGGAGAGCCCAGGTTGATCTGCTTACCGATCACCGCGTAGGCGGCGTCGGCTGCCTCGCGGATACCGGTGGCGAACTGGTTCTGCAGAGAGGTCAGGTGGTCGATGTCGACGGCGATACCGACGGATTCCAATCCCGCAAGCACCCGCTGGACCGGCAGCTCCATGTCAGCCAGCAGACCCGACGACTCGATACGTTCGAGCTCGATGTCGAGTGCATCGGCGAGGTCGATGACGGCACGGGCACGCAACATCTGGGCCTGAGCTGCCTTGGCATCACCGGCGCCGTCGTCATCGAGTAGTGAGAGCTGTTGCTCTCCATCGTCTTCGGCGCGCAGCTCGCGGCGCAGATACCGCAACGACAGGTCGTCGAGGGCAAAGCTGCGCTGCCCCGGGCGCACCAGGTAGGCCGCGAGAGCGGTATCGGAGGTGACACCGTTGAGCTGCCACCCACGCCCGGCCAGTGCGTGCATGGCCTGTTTTGCTTCGTGTAGCGCCTTGGGGCGAGCTTCGTCGGCCAGCCACGCCGCGAGAGCTGCTTCGTCCTCTGGCGTGACCGTGGTGGTGTCGATGTACGCACCATCGCCGTCGGCCGAAGCGACGGCCACCGCCGTGGCGTCGCCGTCATAGGGCGTGTACGCCCCGACGATGGCTAGTCCGCTACGGCGACCATCGGAGGTGTGTGTGGCCAGCCAGTCGGTGACAGTTCCCGGCTCGAGTGCCTGGCCCACCAGCTGGAATCCCTCGTCTACCTCAGGCTCGACAGCCTCCAGGGTCTCAAACAGCCTGTCACGCAGTACCCGGAACTCGAGATCGTCGAAGAGCCGGTGGATCTGATCACGATCCCAGGGGGCCAGCGCCAGCTGGGCAGGGACATACGGAAGCGGCACCGTCCGAACCAGATCGGTGAGCTCACGATTCAGGACCACCGAGGCCAGGTTTGCGCGCAGTGAGTCGCCGACCTTTCCGCGCACGGTGTCGGCCTTGTCGATCAATTCCTGCAACGAGCCGTACTCGAGGATCCACTTGGACGCGGTCTTCTCGCCGACACCGGGAATCCCGGGCAGGTTATCGCTCGGGTCGCCCCGCAGTGCCGCGAAATCCGGGTACTGGGTTGGCGTCAGGCCGTATTTCTCGACCACCGCCTCCGGCGTGAACCGGGTGAGGTCGCTGACGCCCTTGCGTGGATACAGCACCGTCACGTCGTCGTTGACCAGCTGCAGCGAGTCGCGATCACCGGTGACCACATAGACCTTGAAACCCTCGGCCTGTCCCTGTGTGGCCAGGGTGGCGATGATGTCGTCTGCCTCGAAGCCCTCCTCGGCGAGCACGGTGATGCCGAGCGCCTGCAGGACTTCCTTCGTGATGTCGATCTGTCCGCGGAACTCATCGGGCGTGGCCGAGCGGGTGGCTTTGTACTCGGGGTACCGCTCCGAGCGGAACGTCTTGCGGGAAACGTCGAAGGCTGCTGCCACATGTGTGGGCGCCTCATCGCGCAGCAAGTTGATCAACATCGAGGTGAATCCATAGACCGCGTTCGTGGTCAGCCCGGACTGCGTCTTGAAGTTCTCGGCCGGGAGTGCATAAAACGCCCGGAACGCCAGCGAGTTACCGTCGAGCAGCAGGAGGGTCGGCTGTTTGGTTCCGGTCTTCGTCGCAGGCGCAGTCACCCTCCTACCCTAAGCAACGGGTGCGACAGCACCTATGACCCCGATGCCTTATCCAGCGCAGCGTCGAACACAGCTCGGTGACCACGGATCTGCACGTGATGGGTGCGTGCCCAGAGCACCAACGCGGCGGAGATGCCGTGCAGGTCGATTCCCAGCGGTGTCAGCGCGTATTCGACTCGAGGTGGCACTTCGGCGAACGCGGTGCGCGTGACGAGGCCATCGCGGCGTAACAGCATCAACGTGCGGGTGAGCATGCGCTGCGAGATGCCCGGAATGGCCTCGTGCAGCTCGGTGTATCGGCGCGGGCCATCGTGCAGGGTCGCGATGATCAGCACGCTCCACTTGTCGCCAACGCGGTCGAGTACCTCCCGAATGAATTCACCTTCGGCGAGTCCTACCCCGGCACAGATCCTCGGCAACGCGGGGCCGACGGAGGTCATGTCGAGCTCGGTCACCACGCACATCCTTGTTCGCGGGCGCACACGTGTGTGCCTTTTGTAAGAGGTCTAAAACATCTCCATGATGGTGCTACGCACATATCAGAAGAAATGATATGACCTGGAGGTTAGTCATGGACAGAACAATGCTGGTGTTGGGTGCCGGCAGTGGCACCGGAGCAGCGGTGGCGCGGCGGTTTGGGCGCGAAGGGTTCCACGTTGCGGTGGTCGGCCGCCGACGCGAACCACTCGATACTTTGGTGGCAGACCTCGCGGGAGGAGGAGTGAGCGCGACCGCGTTTTCCGTGGACCTCACCGATGACATCCGCGTCGAGGAACTTCTCACAGCAGTCGACACCACATTGCCGCCAATCGAGGCGATTTACTACGGCCCCTCGTCGCCGGTGGCATTCACCCCGGCGCGCGATCTCACCGCCGCCGAGGCCGACCATTACTGGGCGCTGTTCGTGCGGCCGCTGATCCGCACGGTGAGCGCCGCGCTGCCGGGGATGATTGACCGGAAACGCGGAACGATCCTGGCCACCATCGGCGGTACCGGGGCCAGGGCGATGCCGGAGATGAGTGGGCCCGGTCCGGCTGCCGCCGCGGCACGAAACTACCTGCAGGGCTTACATTCTGAGATGGCGCCACGCGGCGTGTACGTCGGGCTGCTGACCATCGGGGCTCTCATTCTCGGCAGTGAGATGGCGGCGATAACACCCGGGGGCGCCCACGGGTTTCCGACGGTCGAATCGGCGGCGCTGGCTGAGCACCTGTGGGGTATGTCAACGGTGCGCAGCACGTTCGAGAATTTCGTGCCGCGGGACTCGGCCTTCCGGCCCTGATCCCGCTGCGCGGGACACAAAACTGACACACGTTTCAATTCGTTCGCGAGCATG
This genomic window from Mycobacteroides chelonae contains:
- the polA gene encoding DNA polymerase I, giving the protein MTAPATKTGTKQPTLLLLDGNSLAFRAFYALPAENFKTQSGLTTNAVYGFTSMLINLLRDEAPTHVAAAFDVSRKTFRSERYPEYKATRSATPDEFRGQIDITKEVLQALGITVLAEEGFEADDIIATLATQGQAEGFKVYVVTGDRDSLQLVNDDVTVLYPRKGVSDLTRFTPEAVVEKYGLTPTQYPDFAALRGDPSDNLPGIPGVGEKTASKWILEYGSLQELIDKADTVRGKVGDSLRANLASVVLNRELTDLVRTVPLPYVPAQLALAPWDRDQIHRLFDDLEFRVLRDRLFETLEAVEPEVDEGFQLVGQALEPGTVTDWLATHTSDGRRSGLAIVGAYTPYDGDATAVAVASADGDGAYIDTTTVTPEDEAALAAWLADEARPKALHEAKQAMHALAGRGWQLNGVTSDTALAAYLVRPGQRSFALDDLSLRYLRRELRAEDDGEQQLSLLDDDGAGDAKAAQAQMLRARAVIDLADALDIELERIESSGLLADMELPVQRVLAGLESVGIAVDIDHLTSLQNQFATGIREAADAAYAVIGKQINLGSPKQLQVVLFDELGMPKTKKTKTGYTTDADALQTLFDKTGHPFLEHLLTHRDVTRLKVTVDGLLKSVAADGRIHTTFNQTIAATGRLSSTEPNLQNIPVRTEAGREIRDGFVVGAGYAELMTVDYSQIEMRIMAHLSADEGLIEAFNTGEDLHSFVAARAFGVPIDEVTGELRRRVKAMSYGLAYGLSAYGLATQLKISNDEAKEQMDQYFSRFGGVREYLHAVVDQARKDGYTSTVLGRRRYLPDLDSGDRLRREAAERAALNAPIQGSAADIIKVAMITTDNALRDKGLQSRMLLQVHDELLFEVADGERETLEALVRETMGSAYPLDVPLEVSVGYGRSWDAAAH
- a CDS encoding winged helix-turn-helix transcriptional regulator — translated: MTSVGPALPRICAGVGLAEGEFIREVLDRVGDKWSVLIIATLHDGPRRYTELHEAIPGISQRMLTRTLMLLRRDGLVTRTAFAEVPPRVEYALTPLGIDLHGISAALVLWARTHHVQIRGHRAVFDAALDKASGS
- a CDS encoding SDR family NAD(P)-dependent oxidoreductase; the encoded protein is MDRTMLVLGAGSGTGAAVARRFGREGFHVAVVGRRREPLDTLVADLAGGGVSATAFSVDLTDDIRVEELLTAVDTTLPPIEAIYYGPSSPVAFTPARDLTAAEADHYWALFVRPLIRTVSAALPGMIDRKRGTILATIGGTGARAMPEMSGPGPAAAAARNYLQGLHSEMAPRGVYVGLLTIGALILGSEMAAITPGGAHGFPTVESAALAEHLWGMSTVRSTFENFVPRDSAFRP